AAGGACAGGAAACAGAGCCACTCAGTGCTTATAGCCAAGAGTATAAAGCTCTacttgggggcaggggtggggtaggtctggagagatggttcggcgAATAAGAGCACTTAcagcttttacagaggacccagatttgttTCTCCTCACAACTAGAAGATCCAAAGctatcttctgatctccaagggcACCTtggaggcatgcacatggtgaacatgtgcacatacaggcaAGCGCTcctaaatacaataaataaatctttaaaaaaccaaaaatctctAGTTGTGAGGAGGCTAATAGAAGGCTAGTTCAAACCAAGTCCCTTCCCACCCTGAGGATCGAACTCATGTCCTCCTGCTTGAAAGATAAGCACTTTattaagctatctccccagcctctgtgtgtgtgctctctctctgtgtgtgtgtgtgtgtgtgtgtgtgtgtgtgtgtgtgtgtgtggtgtgtagtgtggtgtatgtgtggatgggctctgtgtgtgtgtgttctgtgtgtgtgtgtgtggtgtggtgtatgggctctgtgtgtgtgtgtgtgtgtgtggtgtgtgtgtgtgtgtactctgtgtgtgaGTTGTGTGGTCAAAGAAGGACATTGGTTCTCTTGCTTTATTACTCTCTGTGTGATGCCTTAGAGAAAGGTGTGTCAATGAAATTGAAGTCCACTGTTTCTGCTGGACTGGCTTGCAAGTGAACTCCTGGGGTCTgcttctctccatcccccaatACCGGGGGTACAGACCTGTGGCAATTGCCTGACTTTCACATGAGTGCCaaagattcaaacccaggtccttatgcttgttcGACAAGTGCTGTTACTCCCTGAGCGGTCTCTTCAATTCCCAAATCAATCTTTATTCAGAGGCTGTGGACATGCTGATCGGGGCATGCCATCAGTGGAATGAAATGGTTAAAATGAACTCTGGCTGTTGTTTGGGTAATGATGGAAGTGTGAATGAAGGGAGGCATGATCACAGAGGAGGGAAGTGCAGCGTTAAAAGCCAAGACAAGTTGACAGGGTCTGGCAATGTGGAACATGGGGGAGAAATAGACAGTGGTTGCAAGGTGTCAATAACACAAGCTGAGGCGAGAAAAGCAGGGGACAGGTCAGTTTGAGACTAACTTTGGACACCAAGTGTTTGAGAATACAAACCACCCAGGACCCTCAGGATGTTCTCTTTGGGATTCTGATCCTTAGAAGACTGCCAGAGAGGAAAACGTTGGGACAATGTTCTGGACACAGTGAGCATCCATTTGTTGCATATTGAGAAGAATGCTGTTTAGTCATATTCCTCCAGTATACTGCCAGGCTTCTGCCTCTTTTGCCTGTCCTTTTCCAACCCAAATTACCCTTTAAACTTCCAATCACTTTCCAACTGTATAAAAAGCTCACTCTTGACTTCTGTTACAGAactccagaaacacacacacacacacacacacacacacacacacacacacacacacaaatcaagattaaccctttaatctcagcactcgggaggctgaggcaggcagatctctgtgagtttgagaccagcctagtctagagagctagttccaggacaaccttgaaagccatggagaaaccctgtctcgaaataccaaacaacaacaacaacaacaacaacaaaaaagattaacCCTGATGGGTAATGGAGTCAgccaaggaaaaagaaagggaccaAGATTCTAGGCAGAAGGTCTATcgaaagcaaagcaaaaagatGTAGATGTGCGgggcagtagtggcgcatgcctttaatcccggcacttgggaggcagaggcaggcggatctctgtgagttcgaggccaggctactgagtgagtttcaagacaggctccaaagctagagaagaaccctgtctcgaaaaatcaaaaaccaaaccaaccaaacaaacaaaaccctcctgTAATGTAAGTACTGGGCAGTGAGATTAGGATTTGACTGTTAAAGCCCCAggattgttattgttgtttttcagatttattttattattttatttgaatgttttgcctgtgtgtgtgtgtgtgtgtgtgtgtgtgtgtgtgtgtgtgtgtgtgtgcaatgtgtcCATGCAtgatgcctacagaggtcagaaaaggggtgtcagatcctttgcaattggacttaacagttCTGGGTGATGGCAACCAAACCTGGGTATTGTACAAAAGCAACAGGTGATCtcaaacactgagctgagctaAGCCAGTTCCAAAgcttaagtctttttttttttttttttaatgagacaaggtttctctgtgtagccctggaactcactctgtagaccggctgaactcagagatccacctgcctctgcctccccagtgctggaattaaaggtgtgcaccaccaccaactggctttAATgattgaattttgttgttgtttttcgagacagggtttttctgtgtagctttggagcctatcctggcactcgctttgtagaccaggctggtcttgaattcccagagtcgccttcctctgcctctggagtgctgggattaaaggtgtgcaccacggcCCCGGCTAATGGTTGAATTTTAACAGGAATTACAAATTCACTTGTTGGAAGTTCTCTGTTGCCCCAAACCTGTGGAAATCcagaccctaaccctaaccctaaccctaaccctaaccctaaccctaaccctaaccctaaccttcaGGGGAGGTTACATAGGCATCATGAGAAAGAAGTCTGTGAAAATAGTTTGGAAGCCCAGAGATGTTTTAACATGGAATGTAACCTTGTGTgagcatatttataattttaaagttcatGGAAATTCAAAGAACATTAGGAATTCCTGCTCTGGGAATCCTCCCATGTGCTATTAAGGCTTTAATGACTATTATAAGTATTATAAAAAGCCTACATCTTTCTCAGCTTTTAATGTATATTCTAAGAATGTAtgagacattttctcttttctttcctcttcctcccttttaaAGATAGGGTGTCACATGTTGTAGAATGTTATCttaaggtgtgttgcttttgtttgtgctaCACTTGTTTAACTacgtgaagctgtgattctttgcctgtctaaaacacctggtggtcccaATAAAGAcatgaggcagaagcaaggataggtggggctggcaggcatcTAGCAAACACTTGCTAAATGGGTCATTCCAAAAATAGCTGTGTCCATCAGCTGCACTGTCCCCTACTCATACTAGCCTCTTCTAGTAGACAATTCTGTATAGGCAGGGAGAGTATCCTGTACACCACTGAGTTTCCAGAACAGGGTCATATCTATGCTCAACAAACATGATTTCTAAATCTGATTTATGTGTGGGTTCTTAGCATCTGGAATCTTAATTCATTCAAGTATACAGTTGTAGTTACTGAGTGCTACTTTTGCTTTCATAAAAGATTATTAttggtttattcttttgtttcttttttttttttttgagatggtttcactctgcagctcaggctatctttgaactcttggtagtcctcctgcctcagcctcctaagtgcaaGGCAATACTATTTCAGAAGTATTGAAGGCAAGTCTATATGGTATTGGGCTATTATATCCAAATGTTATTTCAACAACAAAGAATATCAGACTGAAGTAGCATGTTGCTGCAGGGTATCTTGTATGCCCTCACAGATATGATCACCTGATACCCTGGCCTCAGGCCTGGGAGGATGTCACAGGTCTCTGTAGGGTTGCACTCTAGCCCAGATTGGTACAGAAGGCATGACCATGAGTATAGTAGTTGGGCCCCACTCCCTGGAAGAAAAACGGAAGTAGCCCCATGGAACAGGCAAAGGTTCTAAAGCAAGAATTTATTCCAAGTGCACATGAGAGGGTGGACAGCACTGTCAAAGCCTGCATTATTCTGGGAAGGCACATATTTCAAAGCAGGTAAAAGCCCCCATGAACATTCTCCTAGCTCTTCCACTGCCACCATTCTAGACTGAGCTGGGGCAGGAAGAGGGCCTTATAGTTCTCTAACAAAACATAGGCACCTAAGGGCTGAGAGAGAATTATATagccttatttttttattagcatctatcaagacaaaaaaacaaaatcaaaattccCTCACTGCTCCAGTCCCACCTCCAACTGGGCCTTAAAGGAGCAGTATCTGCCTGGGGAGCTCCTGCCACCagagctgttttcagaactgggCACGTGTGCACGCCACCCCTTATGCCTATGAACTGGCCACAGGCCTCTTCCTCCACCAGGTGGGGACAAAAGGGTAGCTGGTCTTTCTCCTGTCCTCAGCTTTCAGTCTTGGGAACTTTGAAAAGATCAGCGATGTCCGACAGTGCTTGGCGGATATGGTTTCCAAAGCGCTGAGCATTCTGTGGGAACTGGGAGCTCAGACACATTCTTAGGACTGCCCCCACCCATCTGTACCCACAAGAAGACTCCTCCCACCCAGAGATGGAGGGTGCTTCTGGGATACCCCAGGTAGCCCCTCTTCTTGGGATCACCCCAAATGGGAGCACAGGAAACTCACCGTCTCAGAACTTGAGAACTTGCTGGAAACATGGAAGAACATAGTATTTTCACCTGCGATCATGTAAGAAACCCCATAACCATCATCTGCCACCTGAGGACAAGAAGCAAATGAGACCCAAGAGCCAAGATGATGGATTTTTCCATTCCCACAAGATTCACAGGAGGTAGGCCCATGTTGGATACTACATTCTTGAGGTCAGCCCCCACTCTCCTAATCCCGGAAATAGTAGGCAAGCTAAAGGACTCTGCCTCTGGTTCCAAGACTGAACTTCTGTTTCCTCTACAGGATGCTGCCTCTGTGTTTGGTGGTCTAGGATTCACATTTCCTCAGGGACTCACAGCATAGACCACACTCTCTTGGTAGCAATCTCTAGCTTTCTGACAGAGTAGCTCATGAGCATGTTCCATGTGGAGAGAGCTGTTCTCCTCAAGTGAATATGCCTCTGTAGGCCCAGTGTGTAGCCTTGTCCCCTGGAGACTAGCCTTGGGCATGGTGTTGCTGCACTGGGGAGGCACGTGGAATGAGTAGTCCTAGTACCTGCCTGCCTAAGTTAGCAGCTATCACTTTACATCCACACAGGTCTTCTCTAAATAAAGTGCTCATGCCCATGTCTACACCTCTAAACTGAAACTCCAGGGTCCCAGTGCTGCCAACCACCATCCTTCTGGGGCACTCACAGGGCCAAAGCCACCTCCAGCACCCAGATGATTAGGGTACTGATTCGGATCAAACATGCGGATCTGGTACTGAGGAATCTGGCTTGTGGAGAGGCTCCAGGGTTCTGCAAGTACCTGTAACAGGGAGGCAGCAGCCTGTCAGACACGAGGCACTCAGTGTGCACCTGTCCCACTGGTAGTGCCAGAGAACTACTTCAATATAGACACTATCAGCCAGGTaaggtggtgcatgtctgtaattccaaaattgaggaggcagaggtaggagaatcatctatgaattcaaggtaagcctgctctacatagtgagcaGGCCAGCCCAAGTTATATAACAAGACTTAGTCTTAAACAAGCAagacaaaagaacacaaaaaggCATTATTTGAGAATACAGAAATGGACGTGTGTGGTGCAGGAGTTCCCTGAACTACCAATGTCCCTCTGTCCCCTACTGCCCTTTAAAAACCTCAGTATCTGCATAAACTCTCCCCAGCTGCGGTTGTCTTAGTCCCATCTGACTTGCCTCTCCCTAACCTCAGCCTCTTTTATTCTCTCACAAGTACTATCACCATCTGGCAGAGCTCACATGTGTCTGCTTTCCCTCATAAGAGCACTAACTCCACAGAGCCCTATCGAAAGAAGGCCTTGCTCTGGGCCTAAAGGCAAGGGGATAGAGGTCACACCTAGCAACTTCACTGACCTCAGCCAGGAAAGGAGAGCTAACCCCTAAGTACTTGGAAACGATATAAAGGCAGAAGAGGTGCCTGTCGATCCCGGCCCCTGTCATGGCTAGGCGGTACATGTTTTGGTGTTTTTCCGAAGCCTTCCGGAAGAGATTCTGGAGGTCTTCTTTCTGGGGGTCAGAAGCAGAGGGGTCAAGTGGCCCTTGAAGTAAACAGGTGTGGAGCAGAAAGAGAcaaggtgtgtgggggtgggaggctcACCTTATGGGACCCCTTCACCATGGCCTGCACAAAAGCTGTGGACTCACTGGTACAGGAACGCACAGTCTCAGTCCGCCCCTCTCGGAACATTCGTGTCATTGAGGCCTCATATGTCAGGCAGAACTTGCCTTTGTCCTGGGGTACACAGCAGGAGGAATCAAGCAGGTGGACCCTGAGGATGCCCGGCATACTCAGTAGCCCTGAGAAGCTCCTACCCGGAAATGAGCCAGCTGCAGGGCAATCTGCACAAAAGCGTCAGGGCTGGTCCGACACTTCTTGATGAGGCCTTTGCCAAAAGGTAAGAACTGGAAGCAATATAACTCCACATCATCAGCCAGTGCTTTGGCCACCTGGTATGAATTCTCGATGGCTTCCCGGCACTGCCAAGATATAGAAAAGGGTCAGTTGAGGGCAAAGTCCTCCAAGGCAGCCTCTGGATCTAAAAAGGCATGAAGTCTAGGTGatagaagaaaggcagagttaaCCCAGAAGCTTCAAAAGGCACAAATGACAACCCTGTGAGGATTCAGCATGAGGCCATGCTGAGCCtgctggagaggagggaggtgctATTGAGTGCTCTATGGACACGAACCATGGATCTCAGTATTTCTCTAATCAGACAACCCTGGGGTCTCTGCTTTCTGCATTGCCCACATGGCACCCTAAGAAGCTTTGTCCCTTCATTCTGAGGATGAGACCTAACCCACCCATTCCTAGCCTGAATACCTGCTCAGAAATGTCCCAGTGCAGCCGCTGAGGAGGTACCAATTTCATATTTGGCTCACCCACGCAGTGTCCAGTCTCGGAGTAACCCAGGTGAAAGGTATCAGTGCCCAGGACAAACTGCAGGGATCAAACAAAACTGAGAAACAAGCATCATTGCCAGTGCCTGCCCCGAAGGTCCCCTCTCTAGGCCTTTACCTCCCAGAGGTGCCCAATGATGGGGGCATCTGCCCATGAATGTTCTGTGTTGAGGCCCAACATGCCATTCTTGAAGGAAATAAGAGTGAAAGATTTGTCGAACCACCTGCAGGAGTAGATTAGGGTAGAACCAAAGCTTGGAAATTATACAGATCTCCAACCTTCAACCCTAATCCCATACTGCTAACACTAATGATCCAATTCCTAACCTTaacttctgttttttaaaaaaaattaaattacatttgttggtgtgaatatatgtgtggaTGCATGGAAGGCAAAAGGATAActttcaggagctggttctccttccgccatgtgggtcctggggtttgaactcaggtcatcaggtgtgGCAGCAGGTACCattatccactgagctatttcaCTGACCCCCCCATCTCTACTCTTAATCTTCAACTCAAACCTTAACTATTACCACCTTACCCACCCATTAACTCTGAACCCGACTTCTACCTTAATTTTCTAGCCCAAACCACTTGCCTATAATTCTAATCACTACATTTTAACTCTAACCTCTGACCCATGAGTCTGAGGCACACACCTGTTGTAGCAGTTACCATGCAGCAAGGCCTTGCCGTAGCGGCCTAGACTGTTCTCATCATCAGGGTTGTAGCAGTGGGAGTCTTCATCCAGGGCCACAAAGAAGGCAGCACGCTCGATGGCCTCCAGAGCAGTTTTGTTCTTGCCAAAGCTAAAGAAGGTCTGACGCGCCTGTGCCCACTCTACCCTGGGGGTACAAGGGCAGGTAAGAAGTAGAACCAACATGTACTTTTTATCAGGATATCTTAGGATCTGGCTGAATCTGGAGACAAGATGAGGTGGGGCCATCTGGGTATCCTGAAAGATGCCCTCTGTCCTTAACACCCACTGCCCTTCAATATGTATTATGTGCCTATCCTTGGTTGTACCTCTGGCCCTCAGTTCTAGGATGGAGGTAGGGCCAAACTTTTCTTCTCATGAAGCCTTGAACTTGGGCCTGGACAAGCCCTCCCCACAGGCCCTGGGTACCTTCCTCCCGCGGTGAGGGCTGCCAGCTTCTCCTCCCCAGGCTGAGGTGGGGAAGGGTCATCCAggattctctggaactgcagCTCTAGGTCTCGAGGCTTGAGCAGGCGAGAGCCCTCATAGAGCCACACCTTGAAGAAGCGACCTTTGTGGTAGACAGCCACATGCCTGCTCTCTGAGAGGTGCTGTAGCACATCTGGGACAGAAACCAGTGAGCAGCTGAGGCAGGACTAAGGGAATGCCCAGAAAGGGCCCACCACCCCCTCTCAGGTGGTCCCTGCAGACTCTGCTTTGCCTCATATCTGATCTGGGCCTTCATCTAGGGGCAGATTCCCTTGTTAAGCCAG
This DNA window, taken from Cricetulus griseus strain 17A/GY chromosome 2, alternate assembly CriGri-PICRH-1.0, whole genome shotgun sequence, encodes the following:
- the Cpt1b gene encoding carnitine O-palmitoyltransferase 1, muscle isoform isoform X1, encoding MAEAHQAVAFQFTVTPDGVDFRLSREALKHIYQSGINSWKKRLIRIKNGILRGVYPGSPTSWLVVVMATVGSNYCKVDISMGLVHCIQRYLPIRSVPYGNPQTQELLSMVIFSTGIWATGIFLFRQTLKMLLSYHGWMFEMHSKTSHATKIWAICVRLLSSRRPMLYSFQTSLPKLPVPSVPATIHRYLDSVRPLLDDEEYYRMETLAREFQKKIAPRLQKYLVLKSWWATNYVSDWWEEYVYLRGRSPLMVNSNYYAMDFVLIKNTNVQAARVGNAVHAMIMYRRKLDREEIKPVMALGMVPMCSYQMERMFNTTRIPGKETDVLQHLSESRHVAVYHKGRFFKVWLYEGSRLLKPRDLELQFQRILDDPSPPQPGEEKLAALTAGGRVEWAQARQTFFSFGKNKTALEAIERAAFFVALDEDSHCYNPDDENSLGRYGKALLHGNCYNRWFDKSFTLISFKNGMLGLNTEHSWADAPIIGHLWEFVLGTDTFHLGYSETGHCVGEPNMKLVPPQRLHWDISEQCREAIENSYQVAKALADDVELYCFQFLPFGKGLIKKCRTSPDAFVQIALQLAHFRDKGKFCLTYEASMTRMFREGRTETVRSCTSESTAFVQAMVKGSHKKEDLQNLFRKASEKHQNMYRLAMTGAGIDRHLFCLYIVSKYLGVSSPFLAEVLAEPWSLSTSQIPQYQIRMFDPNQYPNHLGAGGGFGPVADDGYGVSYMIAGENTMFFHVSSKFSSSETNAQRFGNHIRQALSDIADLFKVPKTES
- the Cpt1b gene encoding carnitine O-palmitoyltransferase 1, muscle isoform isoform X2: MVLQDLVIFQFGSILPASSYPNTVLCTFRSVFAFCPADGPCSIASKHLCQSFLYPVFQPRFIGWLEKNGVWLRRGCEKVKMEVYHLHDNNLAGQYLDSVRPLLDDEEYYRMETLAREFQKKIAPRLQKYLVLKSWWATNYVSDWWEEYVYLRGRSPLMVNSNYYAMDFVLIKNTNVQAARVGNAVHAMIMYRRKLDREEIKPVMALGMVPMCSYQMERMFNTTRIPGKETDVLQHLSESRHVAVYHKGRFFKVWLYEGSRLLKPRDLELQFQRILDDPSPPQPGEEKLAALTAGGRVEWAQARQTFFSFGKNKTALEAIERAAFFVALDEDSHCYNPDDENSLGRYGKALLHGNCYNRWFDKSFTLISFKNGMLGLNTEHSWADAPIIGHLWEFVLGTDTFHLGYSETGHCVGEPNMKLVPPQRLHWDISEQCREAIENSYQVAKALADDVELYCFQFLPFGKGLIKKCRTSPDAFVQIALQLAHFRDKGKFCLTYEASMTRMFREGRTETVRSCTSESTAFVQAMVKGSHKKEDLQNLFRKASEKHQNMYRLAMTGAGIDRHLFCLYIVSKYLGVSSPFLAEVLAEPWSLSTSQIPQYQIRMFDPNQYPNHLGAGGGFGPVADDGYGVSYMIAGENTMFFHVSSKFSSSETNAQRFGNHIRQALSDIADLFKVPKTES